A section of the Primulina huaijiensis isolate GDHJ02 unplaced genomic scaffold, ASM1229523v2 scaffold204061, whole genome shotgun sequence genome encodes:
- the LOC140966285 gene encoding large ribosomal subunit protein uL11, producing MPPKFDPSQVVDVFVRVTGGEVGAASSLAPKIGPLGLSPKKIGEDIAKETAKDWKGLRVTVKLTVQNRQAKVTVVPSAAALVIKALKEPERDRKKTKNI from the coding sequence ATGCCTCCAAAGTTTGATCCGTCGCAGGTTGTCGACGTATTTGTCCGCGTCACCGGTGGAGAAGTCGGCGCCGCTAGTTCCCTTGCTCCTAAAATCGGTCCCCTTGGGCTCTCTCCAAAGAAAATCGGTGAAGACATTGCGAAGGAGACGGCCAAGGATTGGAAAGGTCTCCGCGTCACCGTCAAGCTTACCGTACAAAACAGACAGGCTAAAGTCACTGTTGTACCCTCCGCTGCCGCCTTAGTCATCAAGGCATTAAAGGAGCCCGAGCGTGACAGGAAGAAGACGAAAAACATC